From a region of the Enterobacter sp. JBIWA008 genome:
- a CDS encoding RidA family protein produces the protein MTAREAVFPFGRQALYERNRYSPAIKSNGFLFVSGQVGSREDGSPEEDLNAQIRLAFDNLIAVLAAAGCTFDDVVDVTLFVVDPETNLDAIWSILPEYWGEAPYPTLTGIGVTWLYGFQFEIKVIARLPTGLDEVGENG, from the coding sequence CAGTTTTTCCCTTTGGTCGACAGGCGCTGTATGAGCGCAATCGGTATTCACCGGCCATCAAATCTAACGGCTTCCTGTTTGTTTCGGGGCAGGTTGGTAGCCGGGAGGATGGTTCGCCTGAAGAGGATCTCAACGCGCAGATCCGGCTGGCATTCGATAACCTGATTGCTGTTCTCGCGGCGGCGGGCTGCACGTTCGATGACGTGGTTGACGTTACCCTCTTTGTCGTCGATCCCGAGACAAACCTCGATGCTATCTGGAGTATCCTGCCAGAATATTGGGGGGAAGCGCCTTACCCTACGTTGACCGGGATCGGCGTGACGTGGCTGTACGGATTCCAGTTTGAGATTAAGGTGATTGCCAGGCTGCCCACGGGTCTTGATGAGGTAGGGGAAAATGGATGA